The DNA window AAACTGATGACTCGGCTCCATCCCCAAGTGCGCCAGCGGATTCAAACTGCTAAAGCGGTATTTGAGCAAAAGCTGTGGCGCGAAGACTTAAAGTTGTGGGATGAAACCTGGAAGCCAGCCCTAACGCGCACTTATTTGGAGTTGCAAAAAGTTGATCCAGCCCACTTGTCCCTGGAAGATTTAATTGCCCATCTCAACGCTTGTCGCGATGCGGTTGCTGAAGCCATCTACTATCACCATCGGCTCAATCCGGTCGCTATGGTGCCTTTAGGAGATTTCCTAGCACATGCTCAGACCTGGACTGGGTTGCCTGCTCAAAAATTACTGCAACTGTTGCAAGGAACAACACCCGTCTCGACTGGGGCGATCGCGGAAATTGAGCAGCTCGCTAAAGCTATTCGCCAGCAGCCAGAAGCGATCGCGCTTTTAACAAGTCAAAAACCTGCCGCTGATATTCTGCATCATCTACGATCGTTGCCAGGAGCCGTAGGGGCAGCAACCCAGGCTTATCTGGATGTCGTGGGGCTGCGAATTTTAACTGGATATGATGTGGGGGATTTGTCTGCCCTCGATATACCGGAACTGTTGGTAAAAACCATTCGCTCCGCCGTCAATACATCAGTGCATAACAGCCCTACAGACGATTTGGCTGAGCAAACCGCTCAGGTGCGGATAGTAGTCCCGGAGCAGCATCGAAGTGAATTTGATGAATTGCTGGCAGAAGCTCGTTTAACCTACCGCATTCGAGATGAGCGCGGCTATCTCAATGATGCTTGGGCCACTGGAATTGCCAGAAGAGCGATTTTAGCAGCAGGCGATCGCCTCACCGCAGCGGGCAAGCTCGAAAAAACAGAGCACGCCGTTGAGCTGACCCACGATGAACTTACTGCCCTGTTGAGCGATCAAGCAGGCCCCTCGGCCAGCGAGTTGGCGGAATATTTCCATTACCGTATGACTAAAACGATTGCCGAGGCTCCAGTTCACCTCGGTCCACCTCCCAGCGCTCCACCACCGGACGATTGGTTGCCACCTGCGGCGGCTCGGCTGAGCCGTGCGATTGGCTTGATGCTAGGACATATGTTTGTGGCACCCGGAAAGCAGACTGAAGCGCAGACAATTCAGGGAGTCGCTGCTAGCCCAGGGCAGTATGAAGGGACTGCCAGGCTGGTGCTCGACCTCGAAGATATGGCGCAGGTGCAAGCAGGAGATATTCTCGTGGCTCGCATGACTGCTCCTTCCTACAATGCGTTGCTACCGATGCTGGGAGGCATTGTCACCGATCGCGGCGGTTTGCTTTCCCATGCCGCGATCGTAGCCCGTGAGTATGGTTTGCCAGCCGTGGTTGGCTGCATGGAAGCAACACAGGTGATTCGCAATGGCAGCCGTATCCGGGTGGATGGCACTTCTGGGGAGGTAAAAATTCTGACATGACCCCAATGAATTTACCGATCAACTTAGTTGAAGCGTTGGATGAGGCAACCTGTGGGGGCAAAGCGGTCCAGTTAGGCGCAGCGATCCGGGCGAGTTTGCCAGTGCCGCTAGGGTTTGTGTTGCCAGCTTCCTTGGTCAACGCGATTGCCGCTCAAGACTCAACCGCAATTGATCTCGCTTTACAAGCCTTTGCTCAACTGGAAAGCGCAGTGGCAGTGCGATCGTCGGCAGTGGGAGAAGATTCTAGCCAGGCGAGTTTTGCAGGTCAACACCTGACTTGTCTGAATATTCGCTCTCAAACTGGATTAGTGGAGGCTGTGAAGCAGGTGTGGCGGTCAGGCCAAAGTGCCGCTGCTCAAGCTTATCGGCAGCGCTTAGGCATTACCCAAGCCCCCGAAGTCGCGGTCGTGGTGCAGCAATTTATTCCCGCTGTGCAGTCTGGGGTGTTGTTTACCCGTAACCCGATGAATGGTAATGACGAGCGGGTGATTGAAGCCTCTTGGGGCCTAGGAGAAGCGATCGTCTCTGGACTGGTAGCGCCCGACCGTTATCGCCTGGATCGGCAGGGCCAGGTGTTAGAACAAACGGCTGGCATGAAAGATATCGCGATTCAGCCAAGCGCTGAGGGACAAACGCACGAGGTCGCCGTAGCAGCGGATCAGGTGCGAGCTTTGTGCTTAGAAGAGTGGCATTTAGAGCAGCTCAGTCACCTCGCGGCTCAGTGCGAGCAACACTTTCCGCCTCCCCTTGATATTGAATGGTGTTTTGCGGGGTCAACCCTGTATTTACTTCAGTGCCGTGCGGTCACCCGCATCTCAATTTCTCTTGCTTGAGCCTTGATGACATGGATGATGTGAACCGTAACTCTGTCTGGCGCGATCGCGCTCTGTTAATTGCGATCGCGCTGAGTTCCATGCTGGCACCCTTAAACTCAACCATGATTGCGGTGGCTTTGCCTCGTTTGATCACCGAGTTGCAAACCAATCTGGCAGAGGCAAGCTGGCTGGTCACTAGCTACCTAATTGCGATGGCCACCTTGCAGCCCATTGCTGGAAAGTTAGGCGATCGCTGGGGTCGTCGGAATCTCATTTTGGGGGGACTAGTTTGCTTTGGCGGTGCCTCGTTAGCGGCTACCTGGGCACCCAATCTGCCACTGTTAATCGGGTTTCGTCTGTTGCAGGCCATCTCAGGGGCGATCGCAATTCCCAATGGCGTGGCGCTGGTGCGAGAAGTGGTGCCCGATCATCGCCGCGCTACCAGCTTCGGGTTAATTAGTAGTGCGGTTTCCTTAGCCGCCGCGATCGGGCCTCCAGTAGGTGGCGTATTGATGAGCTTGGCGGGCTGGCGAGCCATCTTTTTTGTCAATTTTTTGCTGATTTTGCCAGCACTTACTCTGGGTTGGTGGGCCATTCCTCAGCGCCAGCCAGCTAAAACTAATCGTCCGTTTGACTGGGGTGGCTCACTGTTACTGGCGGGCGTGCTGGCAAGTTTGGCTGGCCTTTTGTCCCAGATGCGGCAGGGTAGCTTGGCGATCGCTCCAGGATTGGCAGTGGCAGGTGTGATCGCTTTACTGGCCGCGTTATTAACCTACGAAGCGAGGCACCCCGACCCGATTATTCAACTCCGCTTTTTTCGTAAGCGAGCCTTTGCTGCGGCTAATGGAGCGATCGCGCTCAGCAATTTAGCCATGTATGTGACGCTGCTCAGCTTGCCCATCTTGTTCTCAGAACGCGCAGGGTGGACCGATTCGCAAATCGGCTTTGTCCTGGCAGCTTTCTCTGGTCTGATGATTTTAGGCGCTCCTCTTGGTGGCTATGGAGCGGATCGCTGGGGTCGCCGCTTACCCACTGTCGCAGGTTTAACCTTGTTTACGCTGGGGTTACTGCCTCTCGTCATCCAAGCGGAAGCAGTTCCCCTGCTATTTCTCCTGCCTGGCTTAGCGATCGCGGGAAGTGGCATGGGTGCCTCGATGGCAGGACTCCAAACTTCTGCCATTGAATCCTTAAGACCAGAAGAAGCTGGAGTGGCAGCGGGGGTGTTTTCAACCAGTCGTTACCTCGGTAGCATTATCGGTTCCAGCATTTTGGCAGGCATCCTTAGCTCTAGTGGCAACTTTCACCTAGTTTTTGGGATGGTCGGCAGCACTGCTCTCTTATCGGTGCTAGTGAGCTTGGCGCTACGCGATCGCCCTTCAACTCATTAGATGGAGTCATTGGTTGCTTGAGGTGTGAAGTTTGATTAAGTAGGTTTGGGAAAAGCCGTAGCTTTTATGACAACAGGTATCATTCACAATGTCCGAACCAGCCCGGATGTGCAGTAAATAGATAGAGCATTGAAGCGCTTCTTGAGAAGGATAACAACTTCCTTTAAGCCTGATAGGTGGGATTCCACTAGAGCCAACTGCGTTCTAGGGTTCGGGCGATCGCTGCCCATGCAGACTAGGCAATGATTTATACCGCCTAGTCTGTAGCCTTTCTTTGAGCAATCAACGTTCATTGGTTCAGGGATTATCCATGCTCGCTTTGTAGAAACTTTAGGCAGATTGGGGAGTCCCAACAATCCCACTTGTCTGCTATTGCTCAGATTTACTCTCACTAATGCCTAGCGATCGCCAGAGCAGGGCATTAGTGCTGAACTGACTTGCTCTGGTACTGAATCTGAATCGACGCATTCCACCCCTACAAAAGTAAATCCATCCCTCTCTTAACCCAGTAAAC is part of the Trichocoleus sp. FACHB-46 genome and encodes:
- a CDS encoding PEP-utilizing enzyme; its protein translation is MPVYVENFVPPSPGSWVLETTHWSRPMTRWSIDVFPAAFKRGFREGTARYGLLLDYMEYAAINGFAYNCSRGVGAPPEAKGLPPKWLFKLMTRLHPQVRQRIQTAKAVFEQKLWREDLKLWDETWKPALTRTYLELQKVDPAHLSLEDLIAHLNACRDAVAEAIYYHHRLNPVAMVPLGDFLAHAQTWTGLPAQKLLQLLQGTTPVSTGAIAEIEQLAKAIRQQPEAIALLTSQKPAADILHHLRSLPGAVGAATQAYLDVVGLRILTGYDVGDLSALDIPELLVKTIRSAVNTSVHNSPTDDLAEQTAQVRIVVPEQHRSEFDELLAEARLTYRIRDERGYLNDAWATGIARRAILAAGDRLTAAGKLEKTEHAVELTHDELTALLSDQAGPSASELAEYFHYRMTKTIAEAPVHLGPPPSAPPPDDWLPPAAARLSRAIGLMLGHMFVAPGKQTEAQTIQGVAASPGQYEGTARLVLDLEDMAQVQAGDILVARMTAPSYNALLPMLGGIVTDRGGLLSHAAIVAREYGLPAVVGCMEATQVIRNGSRIRVDGTSGEVKILT
- a CDS encoding PEP/pyruvate-binding domain-containing protein; its protein translation is MTPMNLPINLVEALDEATCGGKAVQLGAAIRASLPVPLGFVLPASLVNAIAAQDSTAIDLALQAFAQLESAVAVRSSAVGEDSSQASFAGQHLTCLNIRSQTGLVEAVKQVWRSGQSAAAQAYRQRLGITQAPEVAVVVQQFIPAVQSGVLFTRNPMNGNDERVIEASWGLGEAIVSGLVAPDRYRLDRQGQVLEQTAGMKDIAIQPSAEGQTHEVAVAADQVRALCLEEWHLEQLSHLAAQCEQHFPPPLDIEWCFAGSTLYLLQCRAVTRISISLA
- a CDS encoding MFS transporter, whose protein sequence is MDDVNRNSVWRDRALLIAIALSSMLAPLNSTMIAVALPRLITELQTNLAEASWLVTSYLIAMATLQPIAGKLGDRWGRRNLILGGLVCFGGASLAATWAPNLPLLIGFRLLQAISGAIAIPNGVALVREVVPDHRRATSFGLISSAVSLAAAIGPPVGGVLMSLAGWRAIFFVNFLLILPALTLGWWAIPQRQPAKTNRPFDWGGSLLLAGVLASLAGLLSQMRQGSLAIAPGLAVAGVIALLAALLTYEARHPDPIIQLRFFRKRAFAAANGAIALSNLAMYVTLLSLPILFSERAGWTDSQIGFVLAAFSGLMILGAPLGGYGADRWGRRLPTVAGLTLFTLGLLPLVIQAEAVPLLFLLPGLAIAGSGMGASMAGLQTSAIESLRPEEAGVAAGVFSTSRYLGSIIGSSILAGILSSSGNFHLVFGMVGSTALLSVLVSLALRDRPSTH